The Couchioplanes caeruleus sequence GCCGTGCCCGCGCGGACTCCACGGCGTCACCTCGCCGGCGTCGGCGACCGCGTGCGCGACCGTCGCGCCGCCCGGCAGGTCCAGGCCGGCGATCTCCCGCCCGTCGAGCAGTACGCGGGCGCGAAGGTCGCATTCCCGGGTGCGCTGCACGTCGACGGTCAGGTCCAGGCTGCCCGTGCCGTCGTACGTCGCGAGTGGACGGACGGCGGCCAGCCGGGCCGTGCTCCAGCCCTCGAGCCGCACCGGTCGCCAGATGCCCGCGGTGACCAGCGTCGGTCCCCAGTCCCAGCCGAAGCTGCAGGCCATCTTGCGGATGAAGTTGAACGGCCCGGGGTACGCGTTGGGTCGCGGTCCGAGCAGCTCGCGAACCCGCTCCGCCTCGGTGTACGCCGACGTCAGGCGGACGGTGAGCGGCCGCGGGACCCCGTCGAGCAGCGTCGTGACGTCGTACCGGTAGCTCCGGTGCATGTTGCGGGTCGAGCCGAGGGCGACGCCGTCCAGCGCGATGTCCGCCACCGTGTCGATTCCCTCGAACACCAGGTCGATCCGCTCCTGCGCCGGCCCGCTCCAGGACACGTCGCGGCGGTACTGCCAGTCGGTGCGCCCGATCCAGGCGGCCGCGATCTCGTTGTCGTCGCGGAACGGATCCTCGAGCCGGCCCTCGCTCATCAGGTCGGTGTGCACGCATCCCGGCACCCACGCGGGCACCGTGACGCCGGCCAGTGCCTCAGCCTGCTCCGGAACCGGGCCGTGGGGGGCGACCCGCAGATCCCATGTCCCGCCGAGTTCGTCGACGTGCGGCATGCGGACGTCCTTTCTCATTTCGTCGCTCCGGCGGTGATGCCGTTGTAGATGAAGCGCTGCAGCAGCAGGAAGACCACCACGGTGGGCAGGATGACGATCATGGTGCAGGCGGCGATCGTCTCCCACTGCGCGCCGTACGGCCCCTTGAAGCGGAACAGCGCGGTCGAGATGACGGTGAGGTCGGGCGATCGCATGTACAGGAACGGTATGTAGAACTCGTTGTAGACGGCGATCCCCTTGATGATCACCACGGTGGCGATCGCCGGCTTCATCAGCGGCAGCACGATCCGGCGGTAGACGGTGAACCGGTTGGCACCGTCGAGCATCGCGGCCTGGTCCAGGCTTCGGGGAATCGACTGCATGAACTGGATGAAGATGTAGATGGACACGATGTCGGTGCCCATGAAGAGGACGATGGCCGACCACGGGGTGTTGACCAGGCCCATGGATTTGACGATCTGGTAGGTGGCCACCTGGGTGGTGACCCCGGGCACGAGCGCGGCGACCAGGAACAGGCCGAGCACCAGGCGCTTGAAGGGGAAGACGAAACGGCTGATCGCGTACGCCGCAAGCGTGCCGACCGCGACGGTGCCGGTCAGCGACACCACGAGGATGACCGTGGTGTTCCAGAAACCGCGCAGCATGTGCCCGTCGTTCCAGGCGGTGACGAAGTTGCCGACGTTGAGCCAGTTCCGCGGTGGCGTGAGTGGACCGGTGGTGTGGTATTCCGCATGCGTCTTGAAGGCGGCGAAGAGGACCACCACGAGCGGAACGAGAACCACGATCGACGCCAGGACGAGAGAGGTGTACTTGGCGAAGCGCGCCATGGTGCTCATGACAGGGTCACCTCGTCGTCGGGAAGGAGCCGGCGCTGGATCCAGGTCAGAGCGAGGACGACCAGGAGCAGCACGACCGCCATGGCCGAGGCCAGGCCGATCTGCCGGAACTGGAAGGCCGTCTCGTACGCCTGGACGACGAACGTGCGGGTGTCGTTCGCACCGCCGGTCATGATGAACGGGATCTCGAAGACCGAGAGGCTGCCGGAGATCGCCAGAATGAAGGACAGGCTGAGAATTCGCCGGATGCCCGGGGCGATGATGTGCCGGAACTGGTGCCACCTGGTCGCGCCGTCGATCTCCGCCGCTTCATAGATCTCGCCGGGGATCGACTGGATCGCACCGAGGAACAGCACGAAGTTGAGTCCGGTGAACCGCCAGATCGACGTGCCGGCGAGCGAGATGTTCGCGACGTCCGGGTCGCCCAGCCACAGCTTGCTGTGCTCGCCCAGCCCGATCAGCCGCAACACCGAGTCGAGTGTGCCGTCGGGCTGGAACAGATAGAGGAAGACGAAACCGACAGCGACGCCGTTCAGCAGGTACGGGAAGAACAGGATGCCCTTGAAGAGGTTGCGGAACCGCACGCGGAACGAGAGCACGACCGCGAAGTACAGAGCGATGGCGATCTGCGCGAACGACGCGACGAAGTAGTAGAGACTGATCAGGAAGACTCGCCAGTACCGTTCGTCGGTGAAGACCCGGACGTAGTTGTCCAGGCCCACGGAGTCCATCACCGGGTCCAGGCCGTCCCACTTGTGGAAGCTGTAGACCACCATGTTGCCGACCGGCACGTACGTGAAGGTGATCAGAAGAACGAGCGCGGGCGCGAGGTACGGCCACGGGCTGCGCCGGAGCCGACCGATCACTGCATGACCCGGGACCGGGCGGCGCCCCAGCGCTTGTTCAGCTCGGCGAAGTACGAATCCTTGTCGCCCTCGGCGGCACCGCGGGCGATGTCGACCAGCTTCTGCCGGTAGATGTTGCCCTTGAGGTCGATCTCGGACTCCTTGATGATCTCGTCCTCCTTGCCGGCGTTGGTGGTGGCCTCCGGAACCTCGAGCAGTTCGACGCCGGTGGCGGTGAAGGCCTGCAGGGTGGCGGGCAGCGGCTGGTCCAGGGCGGGCGGGATGGCCTGCTGGTCCGCGGCGAATCCCGACTCGGTGACGAACCAGTCCAGCCAGGCCCGGGCGGTCGCCTTGTTCTTCGAGGTCCTGCTGACCGCCGCCTTGTAGTCGCCCTCGATGCGGGCGTGGAACCTCCCGCCCGTCTGGAATGGGAACGGCCAGAACGCGATGTCGCCGGGGTCGGCCTTGACCGCCGTGGCGGCGTCCCTCATCTGCGGGACGGCCCAGGAGCCGAGCAGCATGGTGGCGACCTTGCCGGTGGCGATCATCGGCTTGGCGCCTTCCCAGTTGGTGGTCAGCGGATCCTTCTCGCTGAGCCCCGCGCGCACGATGTCGAAGAGCAGGCCGTCGGTGATGTACTGGATCTTGCCCGGCTGCCACGGGTTCGCGTCGGTGGGGAAAGCGTCGGTGATCCGGGGATCGGCGAAGATGGCCCGCTGGTTGTTCCACATGCTCAGCGGCCAGCCGTCCTTGTAGTTGGTGTAGTACGGCACTGCATCGGTCTTGCCGGCGATCGCCTCGAGCCCCGCCAGGAACGCCTCCGGGGTTGTCGGCGGCGCGGTGATCCCGGCCTGGGCCCAGATCCGCTTG is a genomic window containing:
- a CDS encoding carbohydrate ABC transporter permease produces the protein MSTMARFAKYTSLVLASIVVLVPLVVVLFAAFKTHAEYHTTGPLTPPRNWLNVGNFVTAWNDGHMLRGFWNTTVILVVSLTGTVAVGTLAAYAISRFVFPFKRLVLGLFLVAALVPGVTTQVATYQIVKSMGLVNTPWSAIVLFMGTDIVSIYIFIQFMQSIPRSLDQAAMLDGANRFTVYRRIVLPLMKPAIATVVIIKGIAVYNEFYIPFLYMRSPDLTVISTALFRFKGPYGAQWETIAACTMIVILPTVVVFLLLQRFIYNGITAGATK
- a CDS encoding carbohydrate ABC transporter permease, which gives rise to MIGRLRRSPWPYLAPALVLLITFTYVPVGNMVVYSFHKWDGLDPVMDSVGLDNYVRVFTDERYWRVFLISLYYFVASFAQIAIALYFAVVLSFRVRFRNLFKGILFFPYLLNGVAVGFVFLYLFQPDGTLDSVLRLIGLGEHSKLWLGDPDVANISLAGTSIWRFTGLNFVLFLGAIQSIPGEIYEAAEIDGATRWHQFRHIIAPGIRRILSLSFILAISGSLSVFEIPFIMTGGANDTRTFVVQAYETAFQFRQIGLASAMAVVLLLVVLALTWIQRRLLPDDEVTLS
- a CDS encoding ABC transporter substrate-binding protein, which produces MIKRRSFAGIGVAVALALVAGCTAGAGDETAASGDFSGEVEGAITVLTNRTDLVNTKLSEYARRFEAEHPGTEVTFEAVTNYERDVTTQLGSGDYGDVLLIPNTVAVDQLSQFFAPLGSVDELKATYRFVDEKAYDGKVYGLSPGGVANGFVINKRIWAQAGITAPPTTPEAFLAGLEAIAGKTDAVPYYTNYKDGWPLSMWNNQRAIFADPRITDAFPTDANPWQPGKIQYITDGLLFDIVRAGLSEKDPLTTNWEGAKPMIATGKVATMLLGSWAVPQMRDAATAVKADPGDIAFWPFPFQTGGRFHARIEGDYKAAVSRTSKNKATARAWLDWFVTESGFAADQQAIPPALDQPLPATLQAFTATGVELLEVPEATTNAGKEDEIIKESEIDLKGNIYRQKLVDIARGAAEGDKDSYFAELNKRWGAARSRVMQ